The genome window AGGCCCACTACCAAAACATCAAACTCACTAGTTTCCTCGATGAGTAATTTGCTACTTTTCAGTAATCACCTAGGAGCATCATATTATCTACATTGTGTTCACTTGTTAATTCCATTTTCCCCCTGATTAGCACATGCTTCAACGCATGAGTCCTAATAAAAACTTAGTGTGTTTGATTGTCACTGAAATTTTGTAGCAATGGTTGTTGTTTTGGCTCATACAAATAACTTTGTTTGAATTAGATTAGCAGATATGTATTGTTTTGTGTTTAGTCATAAATGTGAATGGCAATTGAAAATACTCGACCCAACTTTCATGGGTTCATTTCATTCAAACTAGCAGCATATGCAGGCATTTATTAGGTTTGCAGTCCGAAGTAGATGGCATCACTGATATGCATATAGACACTAACATATTTGGCCTATGTTGAAACAGGTGGATCAGATGGTTTGGTAGCACAGAGAACCTTGGATATCACTAATGAAGTTATTGCTTCATATAAAAATCAAGCTGGATATGACATGCTTGGTCGGACAAAGGATCAGATTTTGTTTCTCACCCTTGTCTATCTGTTCCTGCAGAGGCTATCATGGAAATGATGGTGAAAATAAATTCAAGTTGTTGTTCTGTCCTTGAGAATCCCAGCTGAGTCAGAAAAGGATGGTGAATATTGTTCACCTGAGAAAACTAAGTTTTCGATGCAGTTGGAGAGGCTTTATTCAAAATGTTTGGGCATTAAAATTTGCTGAAGCCCACAGACAGACTCCATACCACCTTATCAGATATACTAGCTtcccttcattatttgcttgattgATGTTTGGACATTAATATGATCTCGAACATAGGTCTTTGACCATAATTTTTTCTAAGTTATACATATTGGAGTATATTGAAATACAGTAAGGACCAAACTGGTATAATCTTTTCCATATGGCAAATCTTCAATTTTTTTATGTGCATTAGTGGCCAATTGTCTGATTACATAGTCCCTAAGTTTCATCTATTTGAGAACTGATATTTTTACTTTTAACAGATAGACAAAGAACATGAGGGTGAACAGATTGATCGGGCTGTGTTGAAGAATGTCTTGGATATTTTTGTTGAAATCGGGTTGGGTCAAATGGAGTGTTATGAGAATGACTTTGAAGATTTCTTGCTCAAGGATACTACAGAGTACTACTTTGTCAAGGCTCAAAGCTGGATTTTTGAGGACTCATGCCAAAATTACATGATTAAGGTACCTAGAATCAAGAAGTTTTTGTCTGTTTGTATCTGTATTTACGTGTGGCTATTTCTTAACGTCCGATGCTTCTTTCAAACGGCTGAGGAATGTCTGAAGCGAATGAGGAGCAAGTTGGTCACTATTTGCATATTAGCAGTGAACAAAAGTTATTGGAGGTATCTGGAAACTTTCCTTTTCCAGTTTTGTAGTATTTCTCAATTAATATTTTATTTGCAGCAAGTATATCGGTTTTGAATTCAGAATGTTGCTATGTCTTTCTTAAATAGTGCTCAACATATTTCCCCATATGGCCCTTACATTGTTATAATCTTGAATTTCAACAGAAAGTGCAAAATGAATTGCTTTCTCAGTATGCAACCTGTTGTTAGAGGAGCATTCTAGATGTTCTGCTTTGCTTAGCGATGATAATGTTGGTTTTTAaaccttattattattatttaatgaATGCATGGCTTCCTAACAATATTGAATATTCACTACATCCCTCTATTACTGTAGGTTGAGGATCTTTGTATGATGTACAGGCTCTTCTCCAAAATCTCCCATGGTCTGATGCCTATTTCAAACATGTTCAAAACGATATTAGTTTCCCTTGTAGGGTGCCTCAGTTCTCTTTAGCTCACTCATTTTATTCCTTTGAGCCATGATGTGCATTTTTTATTGAATTGTTTGTCTGCAGCATGTTACAAATGAGAGAACAACCTTGGTCAAGCAAGCATATGGCTGCCTCCAACCTCTCTATCAATAGTTGTTTCACGTCCTGTTCTGGCCCTATGTATTTCGTAGTGTTTATCTCTTGCAATGTCATGTAAAATAGCTCCACTTAGTATTTTTGTGCCACCATGTAATTTCTTGTCATGTAGGAGTGACTGCTTCGTTTTCTTCCTTGTATGTATTGGCTTTGTAAAAATGATGCTTTATAGTAGTGTATATTATGTTGTCAAAGAATTTACGAGATATTGAGCTCGATGATAATATATGTTGTTTGTTTTTATAATTATTTTACACTAACATATTATTAAATAATTTGTGTATCGTTGCTGTTGATTTTTTGCACAGGGTGGGCCTCACAGCCAGAGCTGGTCAATCTGGTATATTATTAAATAATTTGTGTACCGTTTCTAAGATGTGTAGAAAATACTGAGTGATTTGCATTGTATTCATGTATTGTCTCGTAGGGTGTATTCATGCATTGTAGAAAATACTGAATATAAGTGGAAAATTTTACTTTGTATTATTCTAAAAAGGGTAAGATACATTTTCTGTTTTAGTATGATATACATTTGAATTATTGCAATTGAAATATGTTCAATTATCTTCATGCGTAATATTAATATAAAGGTTTGGAACATATTTGAATAACTTACCTAAGTGATATAGaaacgtagcaacgcacgggcacacaagTTATATAAAGATGTAATCGTTGCCTTTACATGAAGCGAAAGTAGATAAAGGTAACTACTATTAAATAGTCCAATTCTAAAATGTGTACTTATTTTGAAACAAAATGTCTATCTCTACTACTATGAAGAAGGTAAAGCGTAGGCTACCTCCCGTGGTTATGTCCCACCTGTTCTGTCCCCTAATGTCGTCTCCCAGCCCCTCCCCCGGCGTCGAGATCCAACACCCTCGGCGACGACGACGAGCGTCACACCCCCCTTGGCTAGATCCACGTCCCACGAGGACACCGCAGGTGAAGAAGCTCTTGGCGTGTCCCCACCCACCGACCCCCCCCCCCGCTTGGTGATGTGGCACCCAGATCCCACGCCCCACTCCACACCCACGATGAGGAATGAAAATGGGAATCAATCGGTGTCCTAACTTGTGGTAGAGAAGCAATGCCAGAAGAATGAATTTTTTCACCACCTAGGGATCTCAATCAGAATTTTAGGCTCATTCATACATTCACTACAATGCTTTCGAACTCGTGAACATTTATATGTGGCTCTATTGTGGTGGGttacacaaatagagtttttgcATGATCTTCGTTTCATATGGTGACATACTTGTTACTGTGTGCGACATTGTTTGATGGAACCCTTGCGACATTGTATTGTATTGTATTGTTTGTTTGTTTTGTTCTATATAGTCTTAATATTTTATCAAATAATTTATGTATTGTCGCAACACACGTGTATTATACTATCGTATATAGAAGTCTGTATGGTACTAATGATTAAAAGGTAGTGATCCCGTTGCAATGCACGGGCACTCAGCTAGTAGAAAAGTATAGAAAAACAGGAAACGTGTCGGTTGAGATTGCTGGGCCGCACAAACTCCGGTGGCACACAGGCGCGGGGGAGGTCAGCGGCCCAACTCACTGCTCGTGCGGAAGCGGAACTGAAACAGACTTTGGCCTGTTCGGCTTGTCGCATTCATCCCCGGTGACTCCGCGGCTGCGCACACTGCCAActactagggatgaaaacggtcaaaAACGATCGGTAGAAGGCTAAACCATTTTCACTTTCATTTTTTTTTCCGAAAACGGTAACGATACGATATTGTCGAAAATGATAGCGGCGTCGATATATCGATAATTTCGAAAGCGAGACTATTCGATCGAAAGCACATCGATTACGGTCGAAAATTATCAAATCGATATTTCAAAAATGAAAAACATATCAAACTATATAACTTCGCTAATAGCATAATATTATGATAGATATCATACACAAAGATAGAGATGACTACCTTCCTTGACACATACATCATAGTGGCATACACTAATAGACACATAGTCACTCACATTATAATATTACATAGACAGTAGAACCCATCTTAGAATCCAAGACAACCATACAGGTGACAGGCTCGTAGCCTCACATTATAGAACATTAGAACATTCAAAGATATGTTGATGATAGTTGACAATGCTTGTCCGCTTGAGGCTATTTGCTACAACCCCTAGATAATTTCGCTACCTACAGTTGAACCTCAGGCAAGTCATCATCTTCAGCACCCACGTTGTCACCTCCCACGTCCAAGAATGCATCCTGTAATTTGCATGATAAATATAGGTCGGTACACTATATACTAACAATCAATAATCCAAATAACAAAAGGAAATATAAAGAAAGAACCTCTAGTATCAGATTCTCCTTAATGACTTCCAGAATCTCAAGATCATTGGGCATAGAAGAAATATTCTTAGACCCTAAAAATATAAAAGGAAGCTATACGAGTAAGTATTGTTAATTTCTTTAACATATAAAACTAACTATGTGCTGAAATTTCACCTCTTTTAGATGCAATTATCCAGTCCTTTGTGCAAACAAGGGCTTCCACCATCTCAGGATCAAGGCAACTTCGATATGGATCGACAACACGACCACCAGCACTAAAAGCCGATTCAGATGCAACACTCGaaacttgcatggccaacacatcACGAGCAAGCAAGTAGAGGGTAGGATATTCTTCCATCTGAGATTTCCACCATGCTAAAATATCAAATGTATTTGATTAGCTTTAGTAGCCTTCAAAGGTGGATCTGCTATGTACCTATCCAATTCACTCACTTCTCCATCATCATCAAATGACTCGTTTTCAAATAAGAAGTCAAGCTCAGTAACTACAGTATCCACAAATTGATCAGAAGATGTTACATGTGTGTTACTGCTCACTACAACACTTATGGCCTTCTATGACGAATAGTCAATGACAATAGAGTAATTCGTCATTAGGTCTCGTTGTTTATGACGATTTTCAGAAGATGGCTTAGTGTAGTGACGAAAATTTAACCTCCGTCATTAAAACCGTCATAATATACTCTAACATCAAGTTTATGACAATTTTATATGACAATATAGAAATAGTCATAAGAATAAATCATCATGACCTTTTCAACATAATAAATGTGATGATATTGTATGACAATGTGCATATATCATAGACATATGATGTATAAAAAAACTATTATCCATGTTTAGATACCATACATAGATTGTCAATGTTGTGGGAGCCTTGGATTGATCATCGTTTTCTCtttttaagggggtgtttggtactGCTCTGGGTTCCAGCTTCATCGTTAAGATGCGGtttataatataaatttaaacaattttaaaaaatattttaatCTAAATAAGAAACAAAAAGACTTATCtaaatgttttccaaaaaaattGCAACTTTAGTTTCAGAAAATCTCCTAATCTCCTAATGATATGCTTCATCAACTTTACCAAATTTTGTGAAGTTAAAGCAGTCCTAAAGAGGGCCTAAGTTGAATGAAAACTCCGCCTCTTTATTTAAATATTAATTAATATCTTTCATGCTTTAGCTCTGTTTTAGATTTTTTACGCATGATCATATCAAAAGATACTATAATCGTGTTTTTTATTTTTCTAAAACACAACATAAATAGTGTATACATGGTCTTCCTCGTGACAAATATAAAATACGTACTTTATTTATCTTATACTTATATATTTGTCATCgttataaaataaaaaaaatcgtaTTAGAAGATATTGTATTTATGTTTTAATTTTCAAAATAAAATAGCACAAATAATGTACACTGGTCTTCATTATATCTGTCTATTATATATCTATAATATAAAACATCTAGTTTTTTGGATTTATGACAGCCGTTAGATGTAAATTTTAATTAGAATCAGAGGATAAAAAATAGGGCAGGAACGCAGAAACGATTCTACCCGGCGTTGTCATCAACGGGGAGGCCTCACCCACCCCTGTCTCCTGCGATGCGAAACTACGCATCGGCGGCGGCGTGGGAGGGCCCGATGGCCGCAGAGCTCAAGACAACGGGGGTCGAGGTGATTGCCGACGGCGTGCATGTGAAGGGGTGGGTCATCTAGTCCCACAAAGGCCCCATCCTCAACGCCGCCTCTCTCAGACGGTGCGAGCCCCCGGCGTAGCCGTCGGTGGGCAAGCCTTATCGGCCCATGTGGTCCTGCCTCCTCACTGAGTTCTGCCATAGAGGTGGACACTGGTGGTGGTGTCCTCCTCCTTCTAGCTGTGGTTGCCTCCGCTCGTCGCCGTCGGGGGCGGTAGCTTCAGATCCCCAGCACAGGTACAACGTGGCACCCCTTTTCTTCTCCATTAGACTCTGAAGCCCCTTTGTTCGTCCTCTGTTCTGGCGGCCCCATCTCCCTATGATCCGGCGTCCCCTCCCCATATATTTTTATCATTCGCTGGTCATTGACGGTGGGTTGAGAACTTGAGATTAATTTAAATTCAAGTATAGAGCACATGATGCTGAAGTTGACTCCATGCCATGCCCACACATCACGATGTAATGTGGCTAGGGATGGTTTGGATTTGCCTCTGTATGCAATTGCACATGTGTGTGTATTGCATGTTCTTACAAGACTACCAACAAGACTTTAAGTTTTCATAAAATTCATATATCACTGCATATGTCATTCCCAAAAAAACTTTAAAAATAGAAAATATATTAGCTAATACATGTTTGATTTAAACTGGAGTTCTGAAATGGAAATGTTACCCTTTTATCTTGTGCTAAATGTTACCATGCAACAGAAAAAATGTATATAGCAAGGGTTTTAGATTTTTTGCTTTATTTTATTCATGCACACATTTTTTTTTCAATTTTCAAGTGGTGGGAGGTGATCCAATCCAATCAAGCTTGACCATGAATTGTTTATGCACATTCTATATTGTTCTCAGATATTGTCTACTTGTGTGGGCAACCGGTGCCCTTTGGAGGAGATAAAATCCATTACTGCCATCACTTTGTACTAATAATCCTTTCACTTCTTAATTCCACTAGTTGTACTAATGTACTCGAATAACATTAGAATAGAATTTAGTGATGTGCTATTTTTTTCTTCACGCGCGTGCCACGCGTGCATTTTACCTAGTATACTATAAAAGATCCAGTTTTCTTCTGTGCATCACCACCGGTAGATTTATTTTTCTATTAAGATTGTACGACAGTGGTAGGCTGTCACTAATTTCACCCGGAAAGCACTTAATTAATTGGAACACCTTCTCGTTCTACATTATGTGTTTTTTTTTGAATTTCTTCCTCCAAAAATCTAACCAAGTTTTAAATTTTTTTTGAACCGATTCTATTGCAGCGAGAATGACATTGAAGACATCCAAAAGGTTGCGATGTCACCTTATGCTTTATACTGTATGCTAGGCTGTAACAGATCAACTTACCTAGTTCATATATGTAGTTCCTAAAAGGCTTTATTTCCTGTTGTAGGAGATATATGTTTTGTCACAATGCTAGTGTATTATTACTGACTATTATGGTTCTTATCTCCAGCGGACTAAACTGTGGATAGTAATGGAATACATATGGCTGGTGGTTCTGTTGTTGAACTTGCATGTGTTGTATATCCTTACTCAGTTGATCCTCATAATGTTTAATACAATGCAGAAATTTTGAAGTTTAGTGTTCCATTCCGCCATCATTTGTCAAGCACCATTATAAATTGATAATTTATGGTATTCCATCATTTCTGTGTGCAGCTTCAAGCTGGCCCTCCCTTGGATGAAATGTCTATTCCATACATTCCGAGGAACTTGTTACACGCAATTGAGTATCTACATTCTGAGGGACTAGTTTGGAATCGAGGGCCACAAGGTAAAACAATTAACAATCGGGCCACCTATTTTCAACGAAATCTTCTGTTACTTTGCGGTCTGTTAGCGATAGTTCATGGAGCCATATAATTACTTTGGGGGGATTAAATTATAGTTTACTTCTGGTAGCAATCATGATGCATGGCTTGTTTGCCCCAAGCTGACGTTGCTGATCATATGTCGTGTTGTGCATCCTAATTTATATTTGTTCCACTTCCACTGATGATTTTGGGAGAGTTCTAGTGCTTTACTTGAAGAAATTTATTTGTTATTGTAGCTGACTTGCTTGAAAGGGCCCATAAAATCCTCTTCACATAGGCGGACAGTGTTTTCTGGAGAATTATCAAAATTCACGTTAAATCGATAGTTGTCTCTTTTAGCATTGCTTTGATTACCTTATTTGTGAGTACCCTCAAGTCGTTTTTTTTCTTTGCCTGAGTATTTTGGAGCTTTGTGTGGCATTGTAAAGCACTACATGTGTTGTTATGCCTATGAATTCTGGGAGCTGTTGTTCACTATAAAAATCTGTAGCTACAGATAAGGTAATTCACTGAGATTGTTCTAATTAAAATATTCTCAGACCATGTTCTGTACCACCTGTACCTACACCTTTTGTCGGTAAGTATGGTTGTTTTCCCTTGGCATTTACTTCATTGAGGTTGATTTAGGGTTTATAAACTGAATGCTAGAATGTTTAGTCCTTATATCTCCATATTTTTATATCGAGATTCTGTGTAGAATGTTTAGACCTTCGTTACTCCTTTATTTGTCCATTATATATCTATATTATGATGatgttttttctcttcttttcCATGTACTTACTCATATGTGTTCTATGTTCTCTGATGTAGTTAAAGCATCAGGTCAATGGTCCCGCCAACAATTAAACCAGATGGCGGATTGGAGCTTGATGTTGGGATGATGCATGCACCTTTCAAGTTTCAGAATGTTGTCCTCAAATGCAGCTTGTGGTTGTTGAACCTATTCTACTTGTTTTTGGATTTAAGTTATAGTTTATTAAACATGTTTGATGTTTAATACTTGTGTCGGATGATTTATGCTTCAATTATGTGGATGCTAGAAAAAAATTGTATATACTCATGTTGTTTCATGAAATTGTATGCACGATTTGGTTTGAATTCAGTTGAATGCAGTTTTTTTGGTTTGAATTCAGATGAATGCAGTTTTTATAATTAATGATGAACTAAAAACATAACAAACCCATCATGTTAGCTGCCATGTCATCATACTTTATGACAAAATTATTTGTCACAATTTATTTGACATGTCATCTGCCATGTCAACTGCCACCTCATCCCACGTGTGACAAAATTAATTGGCACAATTCCTTTGTCACGGTAGCTATCATGTCAGCCTATTTATGACGAATATATTCGTGAAAAATTGTCACATATCAATGGTACAATGCTACACTCTGACGTTTTGGGCCTCGTTTATGACAAGTTAGAGCGTCATATATTTTATGACGAATATATTTTTGTCACTATATTTATGCCATTTTTTTGCCTTTCGTCACAAAAGGTCTTTTAACACGCACCTTCTATGACGATGACATTTTCGTCATGGAGTCGTCATAACAACAAATACTATGACAAAAATACCCTTATTTATGACATAATTAGAATGTCATAGAAGGTCACATGTGTTGTAGTGGCTCTTTGTAGATGGTGGAACTGAAAGATAGCACTGAAACATATTCCTTAGGACACCATTAAATTTGTCAAGTTCAGCTTGATAGGAATTTCTATGGAACCTTTTCAAGTAAAATTCCACAACTCTTCTTTTGAACCTAGGATCAAGAACATTTGCTACAGCCAGTGCAACATTAGACTTTCTCCAGTACTTATCGAACTTGACACTCATTGCATTTGCCATTTCACAAATGGTAGTATCACTACTATGACACCAATCTGATAGCAGTAACTTAATCTCACAAAAGCCACAGAAAAATATATTTGCTGTTGGATATGTAGTACCAGAAAATATCTCAGTGAGGTCAAAGAATTTTTTTAATAATGGAATCAGATTGTGCGCATTCTGCCAATCCTGGGGTGAAGGTGCAATACTGCCATATCTATGGCGTTCTATGGAAGTAAGTCTCTCAAAGGCCGCCTTGTAATATAAAGCATCCCTCAACATAAGATACGTTGAATTCCACCTTGTAGAAACATCAAGTGACAAAGAACGTTTTGTATCCAATCCACATTCAGTTGCACACTTTTGGAATTATTCCCACTGAATTGGAGACCCCTTAACAACAAGTACGGATGCTCTAATCTTTTGAGTTGCAGTGGAAATCACATGCATGCCATCTTTAACAACCAAATTAAGGATGTGATTGGCACATCTCACATGAAAAAACAGCCCATCACAAATCAAAGGACTATGTTTTTTTAGTTCTATGATTAGAACTTTAACAGCAACTTCATTTGCAGAAACATTATCCAAAGTCAAAGAAAACATCTTTTTCTCAACATACCATTTTAGAAGACAAGAACTCACGGTATAAGACAACTTCTCACCAGTATGGCGCCCTTCAACATGGAAGAAATTAATAATTCTCTTTTGAATTTTCCAATCCTCATCAACCCAATGAAGAGTGATACACATGTAGGCCTTGTTTTGGTTGGATGTCCACATATCCATGGTTGCACTAAAACGACATTGAATGGTTTTCAAGTATTCATATAACTTATTCTTTTTATCCAAATAATATTCCATTATCTCCTTTCTAACCGTGACACGAGACTTCATTGGGTAATTTGGACGCAAGGATTTTACCCAATCTTGAAATAATTCATGTTCCACCATATTGAAAGGATACTCATGAACAATCATTGCTTCATGGAACTTCTCCACGCTAGCTTCTTGATCATACTTGTATGGTTGAACAATGGCAATTCCCGCCTCATTTTTTTGGGTTGTGAGATGCTGCTGCCCTTTCTTTATGATGTGGTAATTAGCAAGATGAGTCCAAAAACCTGAAGTACCAAATTTTCCCTCAGCCCTATGTTTGCTTGTCTTGGTATTACACCCTTTGACCTT of Zea mays cultivar B73 chromosome 8, Zm-B73-REFERENCE-NAM-5.0, whole genome shotgun sequence contains these proteins:
- the LOC100275003 gene encoding uncharacterized protein, with translation MWSCLLTEFCHRGGHWWWCPPPSSCGCLRSSPSGAVASDPQHSENDIEDIQKLQAGPPLDEMSIPYIPRNLLHAIEYLHSEGLVWNRGPQVKASGQWSRQQLNQMADWSLMLG